Proteins from one Gemmatimonadaceae bacterium genomic window:
- a CDS encoding AtpZ/AtpI family protein: MSAKMPGGDDRLGEEKEAPATSGYAAAGLQFAVALILFALGGDWLDDRFGTGPLFLLLGVFGGGAAAFYGMYRKLMAPHGKKPEKR, encoded by the coding sequence GTGAGCGCGAAAATGCCCGGCGGCGACGATCGATTAGGTGAGGAAAAGGAAGCTCCGGCAACCAGCGGCTATGCTGCTGCGGGACTTCAGTTTGCGGTCGCGCTCATCCTGTTCGCGCTGGGCGGCGACTGGCTCGACGACAGGTTCGGAACAGGGCCCCTGTTCCTCCTGCTGGGCGTGTTCGGCGGCGGTGCCGCAGCGTTCTACGGCATGTACCGGAAATTGATGGCGCCCCACGGCAAGAAGCCCGAAAAGAGATGA
- a CDS encoding BsuPI-related putative proteinase inhibitor, translating into MSRQHITAGKPLGSVLEVRAGGEIDLALRVTNNSKRTLELLFADGFTHDFFVLDSEGHEVWRWSEGRMFTSALQTRLLRSTGSVTYHNKAKRQLPKGEYTAVAVLRSNNHPMETRVAFVQQ; encoded by the coding sequence GTGTCGCGCCAACACATCACCGCTGGAAAACCGCTGGGCAGCGTGCTGGAAGTTCGCGCGGGTGGAGAGATCGATCTCGCGTTGCGCGTGACGAACAACAGCAAGCGCACGCTGGAGCTGCTCTTCGCCGACGGATTCACGCACGACTTCTTCGTGCTCGATTCCGAAGGACACGAAGTGTGGCGGTGGAGCGAGGGGCGGATGTTCACCTCCGCGCTGCAGACCCGCCTGCTCCGCTCGACCGGCAGCGTGACGTACCACAACAAGGCGAAGCGGCAGTTGCCGAAGGGCGAGTACACGGCGGTCGCGGTGCTGCGGAGCAACAATCATCCGATGGAGACCAGGGTCGCGTTCGTGCAGCAATAG
- a CDS encoding AAA family ATPase, whose product MVRLKALGQSAIEVGDTRIGPEQPYLFAIALYMIVERGKRIPRQALVDLIWPNVRDEKRARQRFRQALLRLRECGLPITGENGTLLLDRAAAHTDFDTLASPDTIRIGQSLEFLPHYAPRISDRFLDWVETHRSRVHATVQRHFLARMQQARSRGDWAEIDELATECLRLDPYNEEAVMAHAECAVMRGSKREALSILDSYMEALGTQVGTIGLPAKILRTRIAERLTDQRYAMISEEHFIGRTASMELLLGLLREAKRGAGSAALIWGEPGIGKSRLVQELTQVAGLDDAQIVSTKCHPTDAGRPLSAFADFVPMLKTLPGALGCSAQTLSLLQRLTDRNKGDSFPPQEAGDAAFLAATIRRAVFDLVDAVADEGMLVMVIEDVHWLDEPSWAILSAMVEWSTTRTLLILMTSRTAHATETKVAHPDRGFHAHHLLPLADVDSVTLIDKLAADDANPLPDGVREWSVAAAEGNPFYLRELVRHWVETQQVFGVPRSLAELIEARLNRLSSLALRVLQLCAAFGKHSSFARLEKATGYQNHVLLDAIEELSSAAMLASDKPGVAVKHDLLATAALTRLGGATLKLVHRQVATVLEAEINEKHTAALMWDCAEHWQCAGETEYALATVRLCANHLHSVGQSDQSIELYEKALAICVTVEERLQTMQELAASLRTAGKWSRLKEQLRDFVTLLTKEHHPDSLRDYVDLLRVEVDWRLRIREEQGLEWLVSFASDQSKLPEYRLGAVRIGMIRCSEQGRRDHAQAFYRIVEELEAADRQEALVAHIRMIYHADFGNGDLALKHAKDLLALEGKIGEPASLTRARCNVTMCYQRFGLIEESKLLCKQNLAFAIEHRMDNVAAFASLQLGLIALQEEDFAGAERWHAQATNYVNARDERIVTDHFSYIAARIGLHREETEAVEHFLSIWSDVSHCINFRTRQTVASIRCLAQITSKRCVERDLVEALHRDFEQYCDLGQQDFCALATYQGLRAIGEQVSAVRMLTQYVTYKRRERGPLPPSLAHEVELLNLA is encoded by the coding sequence ATGGTTCGTCTCAAGGCACTAGGACAGAGCGCAATCGAGGTAGGTGATACCCGGATCGGGCCGGAGCAGCCCTACCTGTTCGCTATCGCCCTGTACATGATCGTCGAGCGCGGCAAGAGAATTCCGCGGCAGGCGCTAGTCGATCTCATCTGGCCGAACGTCCGGGACGAGAAGCGCGCGCGGCAGCGCTTCCGCCAGGCGCTGTTGCGGCTGCGCGAATGCGGGCTGCCGATCACCGGCGAGAACGGTACGCTGCTGCTCGACAGGGCGGCGGCACATACGGACTTCGACACGCTTGCGTCGCCCGACACGATTCGCATCGGGCAGAGTCTGGAATTCCTGCCGCATTACGCGCCCCGAATCTCCGACCGCTTTCTCGACTGGGTCGAGACGCACCGCTCCCGGGTACACGCCACGGTGCAGCGGCACTTTCTCGCGCGGATGCAGCAGGCCCGCAGTCGCGGCGACTGGGCTGAGATAGACGAGCTGGCGACCGAATGTCTGCGGCTCGATCCGTACAACGAGGAAGCCGTGATGGCGCACGCCGAATGCGCGGTGATGCGCGGCTCGAAGCGCGAGGCTCTCTCCATTCTCGACAGCTACATGGAGGCGCTCGGCACCCAGGTCGGCACGATCGGCCTCCCCGCGAAGATCCTGCGCACCCGGATCGCCGAGCGCTTGACCGACCAGCGGTACGCCATGATCAGCGAGGAGCATTTCATCGGGCGTACGGCGAGCATGGAGCTGCTGCTCGGGCTGTTGCGCGAGGCAAAGCGCGGCGCCGGCTCCGCCGCGCTGATCTGGGGTGAGCCGGGAATCGGCAAGTCGCGGCTGGTGCAGGAGCTGACGCAGGTGGCTGGCTTGGACGATGCGCAGATCGTGTCGACCAAGTGCCATCCCACGGATGCCGGCCGGCCGCTGTCCGCTTTCGCCGACTTTGTGCCGATGCTGAAAACGCTGCCGGGCGCGCTCGGCTGTTCCGCGCAGACTCTATCGCTGCTGCAACGCCTGACGGATCGAAACAAGGGCGACTCGTTTCCGCCGCAGGAGGCCGGTGACGCCGCGTTTCTTGCGGCGACCATTCGGCGCGCGGTTTTCGACCTGGTAGACGCCGTCGCCGACGAAGGGATGCTCGTGATGGTGATCGAGGACGTGCATTGGTTGGACGAACCGTCCTGGGCTATTCTGAGCGCGATGGTCGAGTGGAGCACGACGCGGACGCTGCTGATTCTCATGACGTCGCGCACCGCTCACGCGACGGAGACTAAGGTCGCGCATCCGGATCGCGGCTTTCACGCACATCACCTGTTGCCGCTTGCTGACGTCGACTCCGTTACGCTAATCGACAAGCTTGCAGCCGACGATGCCAATCCGCTGCCGGACGGCGTTCGAGAATGGTCCGTGGCCGCGGCCGAGGGAAATCCGTTCTACCTCCGCGAGCTGGTGCGGCACTGGGTCGAGACGCAGCAGGTCTTCGGGGTGCCGCGCTCTTTGGCCGAGCTGATCGAAGCGAGGCTAAACAGACTCAGTTCGCTCGCGCTGCGGGTGTTACAGCTGTGCGCGGCCTTCGGAAAGCATTCCAGCTTCGCGCGGCTGGAGAAGGCCACGGGTTATCAGAACCACGTGCTACTCGATGCGATCGAGGAGCTCTCCAGTGCAGCGATGCTCGCATCGGACAAGCCAGGCGTCGCTGTCAAACATGACCTCCTAGCGACTGCAGCCCTCACGCGTCTCGGCGGCGCGACGTTGAAGTTGGTCCACCGGCAGGTCGCGACCGTACTCGAGGCGGAAATAAACGAAAAGCATACAGCGGCGTTGATGTGGGACTGCGCGGAGCATTGGCAGTGCGCAGGGGAAACGGAGTACGCACTCGCAACGGTACGCTTATGCGCTAATCATCTCCATTCGGTAGGGCAATCAGATCAATCAATTGAGCTATACGAAAAGGCCTTGGCTATATGCGTAACGGTTGAGGAACGTTTGCAGACAATGCAAGAACTTGCCGCCAGTCTACGAACGGCTGGTAAATGGTCCCGGCTTAAGGAGCAACTTCGCGATTTCGTAACGCTTCTCACCAAGGAACACCACCCTGATTCTCTCCGTGACTATGTGGACTTGCTCCGAGTGGAAGTTGACTGGCGCCTACGTATTCGGGAGGAGCAAGGTCTTGAATGGCTGGTTAGCTTCGCCAGTGATCAATCGAAGCTTCCAGAGTACCGGTTAGGAGCAGTTCGCATTGGTATGATCCGATGCTCTGAGCAAGGGCGCAGAGACCACGCTCAAGCGTTTTATCGGATTGTGGAAGAACTCGAAGCTGCCGACCGTCAGGAGGCTCTGGTCGCGCACATTCGGATGATCTATCATGCCGATTTCGGAAACGGCGACTTAGCGCTGAAACACGCGAAGGATTTGCTGGCGCTTGAAGGCAAGATTGGGGAGCCAGCCTCGCTAACTCGCGCGCGGTGCAATGTCACAATGTGCTATCAACGCTTCGGCCTTATTGAAGAATCCAAACTCCTCTGCAAACAGAACCTTGCTTTCGCTATAGAGCACCGGATGGACAACGTCGCTGCCTTCGCATCACTTCAGTTGGGTCTGATAGCTCTGCAAGAAGAAGACTTCGCAGGAGCAGAACGTTGGCATGCGCAGGCGACAAACTATGTGAACGCCCGCGACGAAAGGATTGTAACGGACCACTTTTCCTACATCGCCGCGCGGATCGGATTACATCGCGAAGAGACCGAGGCAGTCGAACATTTTCTCTCTATCTGGTCCGACGTCTCACATTGCATCAATTTCCGGACACGGCAAACCGTCGCCTCCATTCGATGCTTGGCACAGATAACCTCGAAAAGGTGCGTGGAGCGCGATCTAGTCGAGGCGCTACATCGAGACTTCGAACAGTATTGTGACCTGGGTCAGCAAGACTTCTGCGCCCTCGCGACTTACCAAGGCCTGCGGGCGATCGGAGAGCAGGTAAGCGCCGTACGGATGCTCACGCAATATGTTACGTACAAGAGAAGAGAGCGCGGGCCTCTTCCACCATCTCTAGCGCACGAAGTCGAGCTATTGAATCTGGCCTAG
- a CDS encoding HD domain-containing phosphohydrolase, with amino-acid sequence MKRINVYVSAVAALGAMFAALVYQLGPVARPDTIQAAISFAVLGVVFQLVGYRKPAKGAVGSIAFLPLLAAIVLSPNWATLAAIGAGMALCELFVRRSPIKAIFNISQSILSAAISVLVYQALGGVSLLTDASASVLAVAVALPVFLIVNTVALYGAVSLSTGTSFWTLIAAHNPTEILYDLLALPFVFVFAWFYTQFGPAGVGMLAIPLFGVRELYKTNMQLQRTNRELLDMMVAAIEARDPYTSGHSRRVAANTRVIAEMLGLGRKEVERIYVAALLHDVGKIHEVFGPILSKPGKLTADEFAVMKTHSGLGAELIQRLTDLQDCVLPVLHHHENWDGTGYPHGIAGERIPLWSRIIMFADTADAMMSDRPYRAALSPAQVRAEFMRLKGKQFDPYVCEILLESPAFDQLFVNAPPREVSKVAGRATPARPVSLAV; translated from the coding sequence ATGAAGCGTATCAACGTTTACGTATCCGCCGTCGCCGCGTTGGGCGCGATGTTCGCTGCGCTTGTGTATCAGCTGGGTCCGGTTGCCAGGCCGGACACGATCCAAGCAGCGATAAGTTTTGCGGTGCTAGGCGTAGTCTTTCAGCTGGTTGGATATCGCAAACCAGCAAAAGGCGCCGTCGGCTCGATAGCGTTTCTTCCGCTTCTTGCTGCGATCGTTCTCAGCCCGAATTGGGCGACATTGGCCGCGATCGGTGCGGGAATGGCCTTGTGCGAGCTTTTCGTTCGACGGAGCCCCATTAAGGCCATTTTTAACATTTCGCAGTCGATCCTTTCGGCGGCGATTTCAGTGTTGGTCTACCAAGCTCTCGGTGGGGTCTCCCTCCTGACCGATGCGTCTGCGTCGGTCCTCGCTGTGGCCGTAGCACTCCCCGTATTCCTCATCGTTAACACGGTAGCGCTATACGGGGCAGTTTCACTCAGCACGGGTACATCGTTCTGGACCCTTATTGCGGCGCACAATCCGACTGAAATTCTTTACGACTTACTCGCGCTTCCTTTCGTATTCGTATTTGCTTGGTTCTATACTCAGTTCGGTCCTGCTGGCGTGGGTATGCTGGCGATCCCGCTGTTCGGCGTGCGAGAGTTGTACAAGACTAACATGCAATTGCAGCGCACGAACCGCGAGCTACTCGACATGATGGTAGCCGCGATCGAAGCCCGGGATCCGTATACGTCAGGACATTCAAGGCGAGTCGCGGCGAACACGCGTGTGATAGCCGAAATGTTGGGGCTGGGTAGAAAGGAGGTTGAGCGGATTTATGTCGCCGCTCTTCTACACGATGTTGGGAAGATTCACGAAGTCTTCGGTCCGATCTTGAGCAAGCCCGGCAAGCTTACGGCAGATGAGTTTGCAGTTATGAAAACCCATTCTGGCCTCGGTGCAGAACTCATTCAGCGGCTCACAGATCTACAAGATTGCGTGTTGCCGGTGCTGCACCATCATGAAAATTGGGATGGCACAGGCTACCCCCACGGCATCGCGGGGGAGCGAATCCCGCTCTGGTCGCGAATCATAATGTTCGCGGATACCGCCGATGCCATGATGTCGGATAGGCCGTATCGAGCTGCCCTGTCACCCGCGCAAGTCCGAGCAGAGTTCATGCGGCTCAAGGGCAAGCAGTTCGATCCTTACGTTTGCGAGATCCTGCTCGAAAGCCCGGCGTTCGACCAGCTATTCGTCAACGCTCCGCCGCGAGAGGTGTCCAAAGTAGCGGGTCGCGCTACTCCCGCGCGCCCGGTGTCATTAGCGGTCTAG
- a CDS encoding sigma-54 dependent transcriptional regulator: MKVLITLADVETAVRLNALLEESDVETALVSPMDDMAREIEREKPDLIVFTGGLAEPMNLHIAKEQLWSGVAVIGLADIADRNLENRLRAAGFSAVYTKPISPDELFGVVRRHLDRVRLASETGLYGESEAIREVLVKVEQMAPVTSTVLIEGESGTGKELVARAIHRLSPRRSKPFIAVNVSALPETLLESELFGHEKGAFTGAAERRIGRFELANTGTLFLDEIGDMPVATQVKLLRVLEEREITRLGGTATIPVNVRVVSATNQPLRQRVEEGLFRPDLYYRLNVLSIYLPPLRERREDVVLLVRRFIREFSERHDRPFHGISAEAMQLLVEYPWPGNVRELRNLIESMVVLAPGREVGPQDIPRQIREGGVARFLPVHVGPVMRDTEAAHGRELEFILRSLVELKLQMEELRRRVDDQGDGGLREIAGPERFHRIASAIEPQDQPPPPNAVTIEPGMTMAEIERAAIEAALKETRGNRRRAAQMLGIGERTMYRKLRDYGLVAVESELS, encoded by the coding sequence ATGAAGGTCCTCATAACTCTCGCGGACGTGGAAACCGCAGTCCGCCTGAACGCGCTGCTGGAAGAGAGCGACGTCGAGACCGCGCTGGTGTCGCCGATGGACGACATGGCGAGGGAGATAGAGCGGGAAAAGCCCGACCTCATCGTGTTCACGGGCGGGCTCGCCGAGCCCATGAACCTGCACATCGCCAAGGAGCAGCTCTGGAGCGGCGTCGCCGTGATCGGCCTCGCCGACATCGCCGACCGCAACCTGGAGAACCGCCTCCGCGCCGCCGGCTTCTCGGCCGTGTACACCAAGCCCATCTCCCCCGACGAGCTGTTCGGCGTCGTGCGCCGGCACCTCGACCGGGTGCGGCTCGCGAGCGAGACCGGGCTGTACGGCGAGTCCGAGGCGATCCGCGAAGTGCTGGTGAAGGTCGAGCAGATGGCGCCGGTCACGAGCACGGTCCTGATCGAGGGCGAGAGCGGCACCGGGAAGGAGCTCGTCGCGCGCGCCATTCACCGGCTGAGCCCGCGCCGGTCCAAGCCGTTTATCGCCGTCAACGTGAGCGCGCTCCCGGAGACTCTGCTCGAGAGCGAGCTGTTCGGTCACGAGAAGGGCGCGTTCACCGGCGCCGCCGAGCGCAGGATCGGCCGGTTCGAGCTGGCGAACACCGGGACGCTGTTCCTGGACGAGATCGGCGACATGCCCGTCGCCACGCAGGTCAAGCTTCTCCGCGTGCTGGAGGAGCGCGAGATCACCCGGCTCGGCGGGACCGCGACGATTCCCGTCAACGTGCGCGTCGTGAGCGCCACCAACCAGCCGCTGCGGCAGCGGGTGGAGGAGGGGCTGTTCCGCCCGGACCTCTATTACCGGCTGAACGTGCTGAGCATCTACCTGCCTCCGCTGCGGGAGCGGCGGGAGGACGTCGTGCTGTTGGTCAGGCGGTTCATCCGCGAGTTCTCCGAGCGGCACGACCGGCCGTTCCACGGCATCTCGGCGGAGGCGATGCAGCTGCTGGTCGAGTATCCGTGGCCCGGGAACGTGCGGGAGCTGCGGAACCTGATCGAGAGCATGGTGGTGCTGGCTCCCGGCCGGGAGGTCGGACCGCAGGACATCCCCCGGCAGATCCGGGAGGGCGGCGTCGCCCGGTTCCTGCCGGTCCACGTGGGTCCGGTCATGCGCGATACCGAGGCGGCGCACGGTCGGGAGCTCGAGTTCATCCTGCGGAGCCTGGTCGAGCTCAAGCTCCAGATGGAGGAGCTGCGCCGGCGGGTGGACGACCAGGGCGACGGCGGGCTGCGCGAGATCGCCGGGCCGGAGCGCTTTCACCGGATCGCGAGCGCCATCGAGCCGCAGGACCAGCCTCCGCCGCCCAACGCCGTGACGATCGAGCCGGGGATGACCATGGCCGAGATCGAGCGGGCGGCGATCGAGGCGGCTCTCAAGGAGACTCGCGGCAACCGCCGGCGGGCGGCGCAGATGCTCGGCATCGGCGAGCGGACGATGTATCGCAAACTGCGAGATTACGGTCTCGTCGCCGTCGAATCCGAGCTGAGCTGA
- a CDS encoding MogA/MoaB family molybdenum cofactor biosynthesis protein, whose amino-acid sequence MRVAVLTISTSRAAGTGADTSGDAIVDWINAGKHTLAARELVSDDGAAIIARLVEWCDSDSADLILTTGGTGLSPTDVTPEATRVVIEREAPGIAERIRSLSLENFPRAALSRGLSGARNRTLIVNLPGSPNGVRDALSALDPIVVHACDVLRGSAVHDRS is encoded by the coding sequence GTGCGCGTCGCCGTCCTCACGATCTCCACCTCCCGCGCCGCGGGCACCGGCGCCGACACTTCCGGCGACGCCATCGTCGACTGGATCAACGCCGGCAAGCACACGCTCGCCGCGCGCGAGCTCGTGTCCGACGACGGCGCGGCGATCATCGCCCGTCTCGTGGAGTGGTGCGACTCCGACAGCGCCGACCTGATTCTCACGACCGGCGGCACCGGCCTCAGCCCCACGGACGTAACGCCGGAAGCGACACGCGTGGTGATCGAGCGCGAAGCGCCCGGCATCGCCGAGCGCATCCGATCACTGTCACTCGAGAATTTCCCACGTGCGGCACTCTCCCGGGGTCTGTCAGGCGCGCGCAACAGGACTTTGATCGTGAATCTCCCGGGCTCGCCCAACGGTGTCCGCGATGCGCTGTCCGCGCTCGACCCGATCGTCGTCCACGCGTGCGACGTCCTCCGCGGTTCCGCCGTCCACGACCGTTCCTGA
- the gcvT gene encoding glycine cleavage system aminomethyltransferase GcvT → MASPTPGAPTPPPPNALDTPPTNRPAPEPIRTPFYDIHVALGAKMVPFAGYVMPIQYAAGITAEHKAVRTACGLFDVSHMGEFIVRGKDACDFLNYVTTNDVGALEVGQVQYSTILNERGTIEDDCLVYRAEDHYMMVVNASNAAKDLAHIGKYSASFECVIEDISDATALLALQGPRAAEVLAPLTDADLSKIKYYWFDKCTVGGVRHVTVSRTGYTGEDGFELYFRDEHGPAIWDALMKTGAVTPAGLGARDTLRLEMGMALYGNDIDDTVTPLEANLGWLVKLKKDDFVGRDALLKQKSAGIPRKLAGFTLHDRVVARHGYPVFYEGAQVDVVRSGTMSPTLNVPIATAYLPPDGAAEGSKVEVEIRGRRVDGTVQKLPFYKHASHL, encoded by the coding sequence ATGGCCTCCCCAACCCCCGGCGCGCCCACTCCGCCGCCCCCGAACGCCCTCGACACACCGCCGACCAACCGGCCCGCTCCGGAACCGATCCGCACCCCGTTCTACGACATTCATGTGGCGCTAGGCGCCAAAATGGTCCCGTTCGCGGGCTACGTGATGCCGATCCAGTACGCGGCCGGGATCACCGCCGAGCACAAGGCGGTGCGCACCGCGTGCGGCCTGTTCGACGTCAGCCACATGGGCGAGTTCATCGTCCGCGGCAAGGATGCGTGCGATTTTCTGAACTACGTCACGACGAACGACGTTGGCGCGCTCGAGGTCGGCCAGGTGCAGTACTCCACGATCCTGAACGAGCGCGGCACGATCGAGGACGACTGCCTGGTGTACCGCGCAGAGGATCACTACATGATGGTCGTCAACGCGTCGAACGCGGCGAAGGATCTCGCGCACATCGGCAAGTACAGCGCGTCGTTCGAGTGCGTGATAGAGGACATCAGCGACGCGACCGCGCTGCTCGCCCTCCAGGGCCCGCGCGCGGCGGAGGTCCTCGCGCCGCTCACCGACGCCGACCTGTCGAAGATCAAGTACTACTGGTTCGACAAGTGCACCGTCGGCGGCGTGCGGCACGTCACGGTCTCGCGCACCGGCTACACCGGCGAGGACGGCTTCGAGCTGTACTTCCGCGATGAGCACGGACCCGCGATCTGGGACGCGCTGATGAAAACGGGCGCTGTCACGCCCGCGGGGCTCGGCGCGCGCGACACGCTGCGGCTCGAGATGGGCATGGCGCTGTACGGCAACGATATCGACGACACCGTCACTCCGCTCGAGGCCAACCTCGGCTGGCTCGTCAAGCTGAAGAAGGATGACTTCGTGGGGCGCGACGCGCTGCTCAAGCAAAAGAGCGCCGGCATCCCGCGCAAGCTCGCGGGCTTCACGCTGCACGACCGCGTCGTCGCGCGGCACGGCTATCCCGTGTTCTACGAGGGCGCGCAGGTGGACGTCGTGCGCAGTGGCACCATGAGCCCCACTCTCAACGTTCCGATCGCCACCGCCTATCTCCCGCCCGACGGCGCCGCCGAGGGATCGAAGGTCGAAGTCGAGATCCGCGGGCGGCGCGTAGACGGCACCGTGCAGAAGCTGCCGTTCTACAAGCACGCTTCGCACCTCTAG
- a CDS encoding WD40 repeat domain-containing protein, with the protein MPLFQKCVLAAALSFSPVSSTAQPARTADTVHAAEYRTLAHSGPGRRIAFSPDGRLLATTSVDGTVKLWRIPEGSLAATLNHPGPVTAAVFSPDNRSVITSAYDGNVRIWRIADGTLSRTLIGHRGTAWTVAVTRDGSRIASAGEDSVIRIWRVADGTIERVLRGHQRNVWSVAFTPDGRTLASGSFDHSVRLWDVTTGTARRALIGHTQAVVGIAVSADGRWLATGSDDASIKLWRLDTGQLVRTLTGGTDHVYSVAFSPDGRWLASAGRGQGALATLWKQLIGPRRSPRGRTVRLWRMRDGKLLQVLTGHADDVFSVAFSPDGRWLATSSEDGSAKLWQLRP; encoded by the coding sequence ATGCCACTCTTCCAAAAATGTGTCCTGGCGGCTGCGCTGTCTTTCAGTCCCGTGTCGAGCACCGCGCAACCGGCGCGCACCGCGGATACGGTGCACGCAGCCGAGTACAGGACTCTCGCCCACTCCGGGCCGGGGCGAAGGATCGCATTCAGCCCGGACGGCCGACTGCTCGCCACGACGAGTGTCGACGGCACCGTCAAGCTCTGGCGGATCCCTGAGGGATCCCTGGCCGCTACGCTGAACCATCCAGGCCCGGTCACCGCGGCTGTTTTCAGCCCGGACAACAGATCCGTCATCACCAGCGCATACGACGGGAACGTGCGCATCTGGCGTATTGCCGACGGTACACTGAGTCGAACGCTCATCGGTCATCGCGGAACGGCGTGGACCGTCGCCGTCACGCGCGACGGAAGCCGGATCGCCAGCGCCGGCGAGGACTCGGTCATCCGCATCTGGCGTGTCGCGGACGGCACGATCGAGCGCGTGCTGCGCGGACATCAGCGCAACGTGTGGTCGGTCGCATTCACGCCCGACGGCCGCACGCTCGCGTCGGGCAGCTTCGATCACTCGGTACGCCTGTGGGACGTCACCACCGGGACCGCCCGTCGTGCTCTGATCGGACACACACAAGCTGTGGTCGGCATTGCGGTGAGCGCGGACGGAAGATGGCTCGCCACCGGAAGCGATGACGCATCGATCAAGCTTTGGCGGCTCGATACCGGGCAGCTCGTGCGCACGCTCACCGGTGGGACCGACCACGTCTATTCCGTCGCCTTCAGTCCCGATGGGCGGTGGCTTGCGAGCGCGGGGCGCGGACAGGGAGCGCTCGCCACGCTCTGGAAGCAGCTCATCGGTCCACGCCGGTCTCCGCGCGGAAGAACCGTGCGTCTCTGGCGCATGCGCGATGGAAAGCTGCTGCAGGTGCTCACCGGGCATGCGGATGATGTCTTTTCCGTCGCCTTCAGCCCCGACGGCCGATGGCTCGCGACCAGCAGCGAGGACGGCTCGGCCAAGCTCTGGCAGCTACGCCCCTAG
- the bcp gene encoding thioredoxin-dependent thiol peroxidase has product MTEPRENPPPADALKEGDEAPDFTADTDEGVPLELNTLRGKRVVLYFYPKDDTPGCTIESCELRDAHPSITAADAVVLGISPDSAASHQKFKQKYDLPFTLIVDKGHHIAERYGVWKPKKFAGREFLGVKRTTFIIDRDGLIAKIFHDVKPRGHAEEIETALAELP; this is encoded by the coding sequence ATGACGGAGCCCAGGGAGAATCCGCCGCCGGCGGACGCGCTAAAGGAAGGCGACGAGGCGCCGGACTTCACGGCGGACACGGACGAAGGAGTGCCGTTGGAGCTGAACACGCTCCGGGGGAAGCGCGTGGTCCTGTATTTCTATCCCAAGGACGACACGCCCGGTTGCACCATCGAGTCGTGCGAGCTGCGCGACGCGCATCCGAGCATCACCGCGGCCGACGCCGTAGTGCTCGGCATCAGTCCGGACTCCGCCGCGTCGCACCAGAAGTTCAAGCAGAAGTACGACCTGCCCTTCACGCTGATCGTGGACAAGGGCCACCACATCGCAGAGCGATACGGCGTGTGGAAGCCCAAGAAGTTCGCGGGCCGTGAGTTCCTCGGCGTGAAGCGCACGACGTTCATCATCGACCGCGACGGGCTGATCGCGAAGATCTTCCACGACGTAAAGCCGCGGGGGCACGCGGAGGAGATCGAGACCGCGCTGGCCGAGCTGCCATAG
- the argF gene encoding ornithine carbamoyltransferase, protein MTERIHRDFLAITDFSAAELAQLFALADRMRAGHYREKPLSGKSLAMIFMKASTRTRVSFEVGTWQLGGHGLFLSPRDVQLGRGEPIADTARVLSRYVDGIMIRTFAHAEVEELAKFADVPVINGLTDLSHPCQILADILTVRQHFGDIAGKKVAWIGDGNNMANSWIEAAGVLGFALVLACPEGYDPDPAILAAAGEHARVVRDPAEAASGAHVVNTDVWASMGQEEEQAEREKAFAGYKVDSALMQRADKEAIFLHCLPAHRGEEVAAEVIDGPQSRVWDEAENRLHAQKAIMAVLMGGEQLI, encoded by the coding sequence GTGACCGAGCGCATCCACCGCGACTTCCTCGCCATTACCGACTTCTCCGCCGCCGAGCTGGCGCAGCTGTTCGCGCTCGCCGACCGGATGCGCGCGGGCCACTACCGCGAGAAGCCGCTGAGCGGAAAGTCGCTCGCTATGATCTTCATGAAGGCCTCCACGCGCACGCGCGTGTCGTTCGAGGTCGGCACCTGGCAGCTCGGCGGGCACGGGCTCTTTCTCTCGCCGCGCGACGTACAGCTCGGCAGAGGCGAGCCGATCGCGGACACCGCGCGCGTGCTGTCGCGCTATGTGGACGGGATAATGATCCGCACGTTCGCGCACGCGGAGGTCGAGGAGCTGGCGAAGTTCGCCGACGTGCCGGTGATCAACGGCCTCACCGACCTGTCGCATCCGTGCCAGATCCTGGCGGACATTCTCACGGTGCGGCAGCACTTCGGCGACATCGCGGGGAAGAAGGTCGCGTGGATCGGCGACGGCAACAACATGGCCAACTCGTGGATCGAGGCCGCGGGCGTGCTCGGCTTCGCGCTCGTGCTTGCGTGCCCGGAGGGCTATGACCCGGACCCGGCGATTCTCGCGGCCGCGGGCGAGCACGCGCGCGTGGTGCGCGATCCCGCCGAGGCTGCCAGCGGCGCGCACGTCGTGAACACCGACGTGTGGGCGTCCATGGGACAGGAAGAGGAGCAGGCGGAGCGCGAGAAGGCGTTCGCGGGCTACAAGGTCGATTCCGCTCTGATGCAGCGCGCCGACAAGGAAGCGATTTTCCTGCATTGCCTCCCCGCGCACCGCGGCGAGGAAGTCGCGGCGGAGGTAATAGACGGGCCGCAGTCGCGCGTCTGGGACGAAGCCGAGAACCGGCTGCACGCGCAGAAGGCGATCATGGCCGTGCTGATGGGAGGAGAGCAGCTGATATGA